AAATCGAAAAAATAATTATTTCTATAGTTTTGTAATTTGTATTTTAAAAGTTTTATTAAAACACAACCTTATATTTTAATACATTAAAAATATTTAAAATATTTAAAACTTGATTTTATATTTTTTAAGAATTATAATTATAATATAACAATATCAGGAGGAACAAAATTGAGATTAGATAAATTTTTAGTTGAATGTGGAATAGGAAGTAGAAGTGAAGTAAAAAAAATGATATCTTCTGCTTTAATAACAATAGATGGTGCTATATGTAAAGATAATAACAAAAGTGTAGATGAAAAAAATAGTGTTGTTGAATATAACGGAAGAAGAGTTATATATAAAGAGTTCAGATACTATAAACTTTATAAAATAGATGGTTATATTACTGCAACAGAGGATAAAAAAGAAAAAACTGTTATGGATTTACTGCCTGATTGGGTAAATAAAAAAGATCTATTCCCTGTAGGTAGATTAGACAAAGATACAGAAGGATTGCTAATGTTTACTAATGATGGAAAATTGGCTCATGAAGTAACATCTCCTAAAAAGCATGTAGATAAAATATACCGTGTAGTTTTAAGAGATGAGATTGGAGAGGGAGAGATTTCTCAACTAGAAACAGGAGTTGATATCGGTGGATATACAACTCAACCTGCAAAAGTTGAAGTAGTTCACTCTAAAGAGATTCT
Above is a genomic segment from Cetobacterium sp. ZOR0034 containing:
- a CDS encoding pseudouridine synthase; this translates as MRLDKFLVECGIGSRSEVKKMISSALITIDGAICKDNNKSVDEKNSVVEYNGRRVIYKEFRYYKLYKIDGYITATEDKKEKTVMDLLPDWVNKKDLFPVGRLDKDTEGLLMFTNDGKLAHEVTSPKKHVDKIYRVVLRDEIGEGEISQLETGVDIGGYTTQPAKVEVVHSKEILLNIKEGKFHQVKKMLKAVGNEVLYLKRETFGKLTLDDMVPCEVREIERDDII